Proteins from a genomic interval of Schistosoma mansoni strain Puerto Rico chromosome 2, complete genome:
- a CDS encoding putative aspartyl-tRNA synthetase, which translates to MLEVESIYLDNIDSLCIEIEMLIKKILNECLEVYPISECNELNALQVS; encoded by the coding sequence ATGCTTGAAGTAGAGTCGATTTACTTAGATAATATTGATTCATTATGTATAGAAATTGAAATGCTTATTAAAAAGATATTAAATGAATGTTTAGAAGTTTATCCTATCTCAGAATGTAATGAACTCAATGCTTTACAAGTAAGTTAA